In a genomic window of Penaeus vannamei isolate JL-2024 chromosome 10, ASM4276789v1, whole genome shotgun sequence:
- the LOC138862891 gene encoding uncharacterized protein, translated as MVTTRKKPPRPVPAEATGNPTPPPPALDTGASTSMSPPEEHTGISKEPPGINNEPSTSTASSHQSSTSYIISTNEDFPTSIEALLALEKDFPSLKVSTSISNKGDYILKPVNPDSLQILDNTKVLSTGKTINLSPYCRPPKKIKMVLEGYPLGFPLSRLREHPLIDSASRLIARPSKEETRQVLVNVLGDPPTELQLGIFGTFRLREYYQEPIRCGKCQRFDHHVSKCRSKARCGVCSEPHLTDLCITKLKEGYPTTAKCPNCGDSHHAWNPKCPERLQRLVLPSKVALSSDLGPPRTFTRKIHTWNTSSPADSPSTSRLYSSAIKSTWRRLPPTKQHPSPPVILPSSKCTGCGTANNSQDMEFLTTILQMVFALVGKHANRENIQMAIQTILNVKPAEIAGTSDAAPESAADHPNIAQAMPPEDAPGTSLETSEPSNHTNLTLSAVSSHDTESTLSEGLSQRKRFRRLSSGSEKLKKSSCSSLETGPQLNQHSTDNQTANDEVEDFDLNFPTLHPITVQSSKDGTPPWNILGFRAKLPLLTLALAEQRYDVVLLQETLLQTSITIPNYKGFHQFYSQGRSRGLTILVRRNIHAEPLQITAFCGQEVESLAVTISLHNTKLQIYNIYRPPRLGATLKLDHLFAAVSSSPSIVGGDFNAHCPTWNNPLSSSASRLCRAGNYLNQMLQTFPATSLLNKHVSTHLRGGVLDLSFVSTSLLPLTTWSLHPYLASDHFASTITVDLPRLQRCAPEPHWNFRRADWHEFSYLMEEWAETHVPAHDLEDQEKEIVAALQQAANQAIPKVGTSVFTHKNGWFYNDRVRELKHRLIVLKKKLKQHFSPSLLETFRAAHRLICKEIQEICTNSWLKWCESLNAHTSLHDLWTKLNRVSGKHKNQPRHPQPLQIANDLIQSFQARSSNTQLPRSTLNRTQNLSHHRELSIHTAIALPSDLDVPFTLQEIKKVIKTSKDTAPGIDKISYSMLNHLGDHALMQITNLFTTSLTSGRLPFQWKEDNIHPIPKNTTPPSYRPISLLSCLSKTMERAILARLKHKVPHPAKNIFAYCKGLGTKDNLAAIHSTLDGKDGLAVFLDLEKAFELVRREVIVHILTSRGISGKILSWTNDYLLHRKARVRFQEHYLVFKVFENGTPQGGILSPLFNLLIAELLAIQLPPATHLFAYADYLQLTATGASRFPHAQQALDLITRKCHTLGLKLNSNKTNALQIRRFIPNHHLYIETNKIEWVTSHKCLGIILNTQNDSSSQLKNLLDKTKARINILRCLTSTRLGAGFHVLRSFYVHAIRSLIDYSSFSLLSLTPAQVNKLETIQNRCMRVILGAPRWMRLVNLRLEAKLVPLHIRIQQIVAGHVCKIVSNHRQSPLGDSLRRILDTPQAPHRRVLPWHHEIHQSITSFNLLPALLSRGIDAPHHGYAEPNPWEPPLAAFLINSLPRPKKNCSPNDLQNLQETISSIENDRDTTVIYTDGYVDPESGRARGAFLCNDYVQASRLSNDSSILQAELFAIQSALTYVLFCTKSTVCIFTDSLSAIHTLQNRAHLDNVYLATSTLFKLQQLTQQGKTVRIMWIPSHVGLEGNDLVDSAAKSSLHQTRLQPIKPSISQIKNRAKITAKQITLIQHQVWVQAGSPSATWYKTVTEYETITIPRSMSRKDAVIIHRLRLGYPCSWEIDERVPKECNYCQTVVSHPLTHYLLDCQALYHIRHHNFSDVPNRETSQRSTVAATYARTILDSEESFKTISAAPPPR; from the exons ATGGTGACAACAAGGAAGAAACCTCCACGTCCTGTACCTGCAGAGGCTACAGGAaatccaaccccaccaccacctgcGTTGGACACCGGTGCCTCTACTTCTATGTCTCCTCCTGAGGAGCATACGGGGATCTCCAAGGAACCTCCAGGCATAAACAACGAACCCTCTACCTCAACCGCCTCATCTCACCAGTCCTCCACCAGCTACATAATCTCCACCAATGAAGACTTTCCTACCTCCATTGAAGCCTTGTTGGCTCTGGAGAAGGACTTTCCCTCACTGAAAGTTTCCACCAGCATCAGCAACAAAGGAGATTACATTCTTAAACCAGTAAATCCAGATTCTCTTCAGATCCTAGACAATACCAAAGTACTCAGCACTGGAAAGACCATCAATCTTTCCCCATACTGCCGTCCACCCAAGAAAATCAAGATGGTTCTCGAGGGTTATCCGCTTGGATTCCCACTTAGTCGTCTTCGAGAACACCCTCTCATCGACTCTGCCTCACGCCTTATTGCTCGTCCGTCTAAGGAAGAAACTCGTCAAGTTCTTGTCAATGTTTTGGGTGATCCACCAACAGAGCTCCAATTGGGTATATTTGGAACCTTCCGACTTAGGGAGTACTACCAGGAACCAATCAGGTGTGGAAAGTGCCAACGCTTCGACCACCACGTTTCGAAATGCAGAAGTAAGGCTAGATGTGGAGTCTGTTCTGAACCCCACCTCACAGACTTATGCATTACAAAACTGAAAGAAGGTTACCCTACCACTGCCAAGTGTCCCAATTGTGGGGACTCCCATCATGCTTGGAACCCAAAATGCCCAGAGAGGCTCCAACGTCTTGTCCTTCCTTCTAAAGTAGCTCTCTCATCAGACCTAGGGCCTCCTAGGACTTTCACAAGAAAGATTCATACATGGAACACCAGTTCCCCGGCTgactctccctctacatctcgaCTTTATTCCTCTGCCATCAAATCCACATGGCGAAGACTGCCCCCAACTAAAcagcatccttctcctcctgtaaTCCTCCCGTCCAGTAAATGCACTGGTTGCGGCACTGCTAACAACTCCCAAGATATGGAGTTCTTAACCACAATCCTGCAGATGGTCTTCGCCCTTGTTGGGAAGCACGCCAACCGAGAAAACATACAAATGGCTATACAGACCATTCTCAATGTCAAACCTGCAGAAATTGCAGGAACCTCAGACGCGGCACCGGAATCAGCTGCTGACCACCCCAACATCGCGCAAGCTATGCCACCTGAAGATGCTCCTGGTACTTCTTTAGAAACCAGCGAGCCATCTAACCATACAAACCTCACATTGTCTGCGGTGTCCTCCCATGACACCGAATCCACACTTTCAGAAGGACTCTCACAAAGGAAACGTTTCAGGAGATTATCCTCTGGAAGCGAAAAACTCAAGAAGAGTAGTTGCTCGTCTCTTGAAACAGGACCTCAACTGAACCAGCATTCCACCGACAACCAAACCGCAAATGACGAGGTTGAGGATTTTGACCTTAACTTTCCAACCCTCCACCCGATCACTGTTCAGTCTTCAAAAGACGGAACTCCACCG TGGAATATCCTTGGTTTTCGAGCCAAGTTACCTCTACTCACACTTGCACTCGCCGAACAACGTTACGATGTCGTTCTGCTGCAAGAAACTCTTCTTCAAACCAGCATCACCATCCCGAACTATAAAGGATTCCATCAATTCTACAGCCAAGGTCGTAGCAGGGGACTAACCATTCTAGTCCGTAGAAACATACATGCCGAGCCTCTCCAGATAACTGCTTTCTGTGGACAAGAAGTAGAAAGTTTAGCTGTCACTATATCCCTGCACAACACCAAATTacagatttataatatatatcgcCCACCCAGACTAGGTGCAACCCTCAAATTAGATCACCTTTTTGCTGCTGTTAGTAGCTCCCCGTCCATAGTAGGTGGAGATTTCAATGCTCACTGTCCGACTTGGAACAATCCGTTGTCCTCCTCTGCCTCACGATTATGCAGGGCCGGAAACTATCTTAACCAGATGCTCCAGACCTTCCCAGCTACCTCTCTTCTCAACAAACACGTGTCCACACACCTCAGAGGGGGTGTACTagacctctccttcgtctccacgTCATTACTACCTTTAACAACCTGGTCTCTACATCCATACTTAGCCTCTGATCACTTTGCATCCACCATTACAGTTGACCTACCTCGCCTACAGAGGTGCGCTCCCGAACCACACTGGAACTTCAGGAGAGCTGATTGGCACGAATTTTCTTACTTGATGGAAGAATGGGCGGAAACTCACGTGCCAGCTCATGATTtagaagaccaagaaaaagagaTTGTTGCCGCCCTCCAGCAAGCAGCCAATCAAGCCATTCCCAAAGTAGGCACCAGTGTCTTCACTCACAAAAACGGCTGGTTTTACAACGATAGAGTCCGTGAACTTAAGCACCGTCTCATCGTATTGAAGAAAAAACTCAAACagcatttttctccctcccttcttgaaACCTTCCGAGCAGCTCACAGGTTGATCTGCAAAGAAATTCAAGAAATCTGCACCAACTCTTGGTTAAAATGGTGTGAATCCCTTAATGCTCACACTTCCCTCCATGACCTATGGACGAAACTTAACAGGGTCTCTGGCAAACATAAAAATCAACCTAGACACCCTCAGCCATTGCAGATTGCAAATGATCTCATCCAATCCTTTCAAGCAAGAAGTAGCAATACACAGTTACCGCGATCCACCCTCAACAGAACCCAGAACCTCTCACATCACCGTGAACTCAGTATCCACACTGCTATTGCTCTCCCCTCAGACCTCGATGTCCCATTTACACTGCAAGAGATCAAGAAAGTCATCAAAACCAGCAAGGATACAGCCCCAGGCATAGATAAGATCTCGTACTCTATGCTCAATCACCTCGGCGATCATGCACTCATGCAGATAACCAACCTCTTTACAACCTCACTCACCTCAGGCCGACTACCGTTCCAATGGAAAGAAGACAATATTCATCCTATTCCAAAGAACACCACACCTCCCTCCTACCGTcccatatcattgttatcatgcctTAGCAAAACAATGGAACGAGCTATCTTAGCAAGACTCAAACACAAAGTACCCCATCCTGCCAAGAATATTTTCGCTTACTGCAAGGGACTTGGAACCAAAGACAACCTCGCCGCAATCCACAGCACCCTTGATGGAAAAGATGGTCTTGCAGTCTTCCTAGACCTAGAGAAGGCCTTCGAACTTGTGAGACGGGAAGTCATTGTTCATATCCTTACCTCAAGAGGTATCTCGGGCAAGATACTCTCCTGGACTAATGACTACCTTCTCCATCGCAAGGCAAGAGTCAGATTCCAGGAGCACTACTTAGTTTTCAAGGTTTTTGAAAATGGAACCCCCCAAGGAGGGATTTTAAGTCCGTTGTTCAATCTCCTCATAGCAGAACTCCTTGCCATTCAACTCCCTCCGGCCACACACCTTTTCGCCTATGCTGACTACCTCCAACTGACCGCCACTGGCGCCTCTCGATTCCCACATGCTCAGCAAGCTCTTGATCTCATAACCAGAAAATGTCACACCCTAGGACTTAAGTTAAACTCAAACAAGACGAACGCTCTACAAATCAGACGCTTCATTCCCAACCACCATCTGTACATAGAAACCAATAAGATAGAGTGGGTCACCTCCCACAAATGCCTCGGAATCATTCTCAACACTCAAAATGATTCCTCTTCTCAATTAAAAAACCTTCTGGACAAAACCAAAGCAAGAATCAATATCTTACGATGTCTCACCTCAACAAGATTAGGAGCTGGCTTCCATGTCTTAAGATCATTCTACGTACACGCTATCCGGTCGCTCATAGACTACAGCTCCTTTTCCCTACTGTCTCTCACCCCAGCCCAGGTTAATAAACTTGAAACCATCCAAAACAGGTGCATGCGTGTCATCCTCGGTGCCCCTAGGTGGATGCGCCTCGTGAACCTGCGTCTGGAGGCCAAGTTAGTTCCCCTACATATAAGAATCCAGCAGATTGTTGCAGGTCATGTCTGCAAGATAGTCTCCAATCACAGACAGTCACCTCTGGGAGATTCTCTAAGACGGATCCTAGACACCCCTCAAGCCCCTCATCGCCGCGTTCTTCCCTGGCATCATGAAATCCATCAAAGCATCacctccttcaacctccttccTGCTCTATTGTCCCGCGGCATTGATGCACCACACCATGGATATGCAGAACCAAATCCCTGGGAACCACCACTTGCAGCTTTTCTAATTAACAGTCTCCCGAGACCTAAGAAGAATTGCTCTCCAAATGACCTGCAGAATCTACAAGAGACTATCTCTTCAAttgagaatgacagagacacGACTGTCATCTACACTGATGGGTATGTTGATCCAGAATCAGGCAGAGCCAGAGGTGCATTTCTTTGCAATGACTATGTACAGGCATCGAGACTCAGCAATGATTCCTCCATCCTCCAGGCAGAACTGTTCGCCATTCAATCAGCATTGACTTATGTGCTCTTCTGTACAAAATCTACAGTATGTATTTTCACGGACTCCCTCTCTGCCATTCACACCTTACAGAACCGTGCTCACTTGGACAATGTTTACTTAGCAACATCAACTCTGTTCAAGCTACAACAGCTGACTCAACAAGGCAAGACGGTCCGAATAATGTGGATTCCCAGTCATGTCGGATTAGAAGGCAATGATCTTGTAGACTCTGCAGCCAAATCCAGCCTCCACCAAACTCGCTTACAGCCGATTAAACCAAGCATCAGCCAAATCAAAAACAGAGCCAAGATTACAGCAAAGCAAATTACACTCATCCAACACCAAGTCTGGGTTCAAGCAGGTTCACCTTCGGCGACCTGGTACAAAACTGTCACTGAATATGAAACCATCACCATCCCCCGTTCCATGTCTAGGAAGGATGCTGTCATCATCCACCGGCTACGGCTAGGCTATCCTTGTAGCTGGGAGATTGACGAACGAGTGCCAAAAGAGTGCAATTATTGTCAGACTGTAGTGAGCCATCCACTAACACACTACCTACTAGACTGTCAGGCACTCTATCACATTAGACACCACAATTTCAGCGACGTACCAAATAGAGAAACCTCACAGAGAAGCACTGTAGCAGCAACTTACGCCCGCACCATACTTGACTCAGAGGAATCTTTCAAAACAATCTCTGCGGCACCTCCCCCAAGATAA